A genomic segment from Gracilimonas sediminicola encodes:
- a CDS encoding zinc-dependent metalloprotease translates to MKIKIIVLSLVGICLASTSATAQKKFLLNEVLPSFAKVNPENPNRTFYSLNNEVFSNPEFKKGADFFFETGEGSREFTVTRRMEYLPGYISIIAAEKGETERVLSFTYHQGRLNGIYHKSHDSALSLRYDEDSAQNYMSKKKKSAGELLACGVHESKRSLITPPRKFGSDKANYTKARKGSEPTLLYGSADDSVTIDVMLVYTNAAETWAATSSSGDINATMAQAMTLSQTALDNSKAGINLRLVHTYKTNYDEENDGVESEDRLRRLSQNPDNPQFEAEYDGYMEDVHDLRNQYGADVVSLIAKIDDTGGLGWRLGSSGGEEAYAFNLNRVQQIANGYTLIHEIGHNMGNAHSRTQNSSSATDAGGLYHYSVGYQNQSSDFHTVMAYADGLSEAPIFSSPDLTWQGVPTGTNNVQTPEDNARSMKEIKWSVASYRLSVVDAPVAAVSANEIEVEMNREDEFTATIDISNSGNSALMWSADFDFTSQTVEKQTQREGEEIKPVFLESPLQNPANYSGFMNPLKTALAEEVIYNTSFESNEGFSSGSYKGRAGWRALSDSEFKISGENPNTGTQHLRLEYDGSGNTQFIASPFFGYQLFGEYEISIRFLVSNTSETYDFYIFDGKTGGFSSGVIIANQTMFAADENESGQVSFFGTGASVSPNVYGELRIVYNNSNETIDYYYNGNLISQNSFLEGFTPGLIQVLHRNQVSGTYMDIDNIEIKQSGAPYEWLSVPSMSGVSLEGRASQLELTFNTEGIDSGTYETLLKVTTNDPENPEFEIPVTLTVNEMVSNEPGEIPEQVNLHQNYPNPFNPSTAIRFNVSEPGNVKLTVYNMQGQKVATLLNQKKNRGEHEVIFNADRLSSGVYIYRLQTGSQLLTRKMVLLK, encoded by the coding sequence ATGAAAATTAAAATCATTGTGTTATCGCTTGTTGGAATTTGCCTTGCCTCAACAAGTGCAACAGCTCAAAAGAAGTTTTTACTTAATGAAGTACTCCCTTCTTTTGCTAAAGTAAATCCTGAAAACCCAAACAGAACGTTCTATTCACTGAACAATGAAGTTTTCAGTAATCCGGAATTCAAAAAAGGAGCTGACTTCTTTTTTGAAACGGGGGAAGGCAGCCGTGAATTTACGGTAACCCGGAGAATGGAATACCTGCCGGGCTATATTTCAATAATAGCGGCAGAGAAAGGGGAAACAGAACGGGTTTTATCTTTTACATATCATCAGGGACGCTTAAACGGAATATACCACAAGTCGCATGACTCGGCCTTGAGCTTGCGTTACGATGAGGATTCAGCGCAAAATTACATGTCAAAGAAAAAGAAGTCTGCCGGTGAGTTATTGGCCTGTGGAGTACATGAGAGTAAAAGGTCACTAATAACCCCACCACGAAAATTTGGTTCCGACAAAGCAAACTATACAAAAGCACGAAAAGGTAGCGAACCCACTCTTTTATATGGCTCGGCAGATGACAGTGTCACTATTGATGTAATGCTTGTTTATACAAACGCTGCTGAAACCTGGGCGGCCACTTCTTCGAGTGGAGATATAAATGCTACTATGGCTCAGGCAATGACTCTCTCCCAAACAGCCCTCGATAACAGTAAGGCAGGAATCAATTTGCGACTGGTTCATACCTACAAAACCAACTATGACGAAGAAAATGATGGAGTAGAGTCTGAAGACCGGCTTCGGAGATTATCTCAAAACCCGGATAACCCACAGTTTGAGGCAGAGTATGACGGTTACATGGAAGATGTCCACGACTTGCGGAATCAATACGGTGCAGACGTAGTATCACTTATCGCTAAAATAGATGATACCGGTGGATTGGGTTGGCGACTGGGTAGTTCCGGCGGAGAGGAAGCCTATGCATTTAACCTGAACCGTGTACAACAAATTGCAAACGGCTATACACTCATTCATGAAATAGGGCACAACATGGGAAATGCGCATTCGCGAACGCAAAACAGCTCTTCAGCGACAGATGCCGGAGGTTTATATCACTATTCAGTGGGATATCAGAACCAAAGCAGTGACTTTCATACTGTTATGGCCTATGCAGACGGACTGAGCGAGGCGCCGATTTTTTCCAGCCCGGATTTAACATGGCAGGGTGTGCCAACGGGAACGAATAATGTTCAAACACCGGAAGACAATGCGAGAAGCATGAAAGAGATCAAATGGAGCGTAGCCTCTTACCGGCTATCGGTGGTTGATGCCCCCGTAGCTGCGGTTTCTGCAAACGAAATAGAAGTAGAAATGAACCGGGAAGACGAATTCACTGCCACAATAGATATTTCCAATTCAGGAAACAGTGCCTTGATGTGGAGCGCAGATTTTGATTTTACTTCTCAAACCGTTGAGAAACAGACCCAACGGGAAGGAGAGGAAATAAAGCCCGTTTTTCTTGAGAGTCCGTTGCAAAACCCTGCGAATTATTCGGGTTTTATGAATCCTCTGAAAACTGCTCTTGCTGAAGAAGTTATTTACAATACTTCTTTTGAAAGTAATGAGGGTTTTTCTTCCGGCAGCTATAAGGGGCGTGCCGGGTGGAGGGCTCTTTCCGATTCCGAGTTTAAGATATCAGGTGAGAACCCTAATACCGGAACCCAACATTTGAGACTGGAATATGACGGAAGTGGTAATACTCAATTTATAGCCTCTCCATTTTTTGGGTATCAGCTTTTTGGGGAATATGAAATTTCTATCAGATTCTTGGTTTCAAACACAAGCGAGACCTATGATTTTTACATTTTTGATGGGAAAACCGGGGGCTTTTCGAGTGGGGTGATTATAGCCAATCAAACTATGTTTGCAGCAGATGAGAATGAATCCGGACAAGTATCCTTTTTTGGTACCGGCGCCAGTGTTTCACCAAATGTATATGGAGAGCTGAGAATCGTGTATAACAACTCCAACGAAACTATCGACTACTATTACAATGGCAACCTGATTTCTCAGAACAGTTTTCTTGAAGGTTTCACACCCGGCTTAATACAAGTGCTGCATCGAAATCAAGTTTCAGGGACGTATATGGATATTGACAATATTGAAATAAAGCAGAGCGGAGCACCCTATGAATGGCTCTCCGTTCCATCAATGAGTGGCGTGTCACTGGAGGGAAGAGCGAGTCAGCTTGAGCTAACATTCAACACAGAAGGAATTGATTCCGGCACTTACGAAACTCTCCTGAAAGTAACGACCAATGACCCAGAAAACCCAGAGTTTGAAATACCGGTTACCTTGACGGTGAATGAAATGGTATCTAACGAGCCTGGGGAAATACCAGAGCAGGTTAACCTGCATCAGAATTATCCCAATCCTTTTAATCCATCTACTGCAATCCGGTTTAATGTATCGGAGCCAGGGAATGTGAAGTTGACGGTTTATAATATGCAAGGTCAAAAAGTGGCAACATTGCTAAACCAAAAAAAGAACCGGGGCGAACACGAAGTCATATTCAATGCGGATAGATTATCGAGCGGTGTTTATATATATCGCCTACAGACAGGATCACAACTGCTAACCCGCAAAATGGTGTTATTAAAGTAG